One window from the genome of Paenibacillus azoreducens encodes:
- a CDS encoding DUF3048 domain-containing protein, translated as MNRNRYIGKNKLWFKLGSGMICLAVCGSLLAACGQQKAEAPQPPVVEEQTPPEEPTQDEPIQSGEQQGAYTSSLTGLPVDKPVTQRPLSVMINNAPAARPQSGLTQADIVYEVLAEGGITRLIGIFQSKGSNEKIGPIRSIRPYLIDIGESYGGVLVHAGGSNDAYAILQKQHKEDLDEIGNAGAYFWRDKTRKAPHNLYSDADKLREGADKRGYKKDVNIPGYTFRAEDDLPEGEDASGVDITFLLKSYKVTYQYNVEKKTYLRSINGKPHIDLNTGEQLSATNVVVLGANHKTLDDVGRLAVNLTSGGDAILLQRGKAIKGKWARAKNDVIRFVKDGKEMPLYPGTTYFNIVPNAPSFDSHVNLLHQKG; from the coding sequence ATGAATAGGAACAGGTACATAGGTAAGAATAAGCTCTGGTTTAAATTGGGAAGCGGGATGATATGCCTTGCCGTATGCGGCTCGCTGTTGGCTGCCTGCGGACAGCAAAAAGCGGAAGCGCCGCAGCCGCCGGTTGTGGAGGAACAGACCCCGCCGGAGGAGCCTACGCAGGACGAACCGATTCAATCGGGTGAACAGCAGGGTGCTTATACCTCGTCTTTGACCGGCTTACCAGTGGATAAACCTGTTACACAGCGCCCGCTATCCGTGATGATCAATAATGCGCCTGCCGCACGGCCGCAGTCCGGGCTTACGCAGGCGGATATCGTATATGAAGTGCTGGCTGAAGGCGGCATAACACGTTTGATCGGCATTTTTCAAAGCAAGGGCAGCAATGAGAAAATCGGTCCGATCCGCAGCATCCGCCCTTATTTAATCGACATCGGGGAAAGCTACGGCGGCGTGCTGGTCCACGCAGGGGGCAGCAACGACGCGTATGCGATTTTGCAGAAGCAGCATAAGGAGGACCTCGATGAAATCGGCAATGCCGGGGCATACTTCTGGAGAGACAAAACGCGCAAAGCTCCGCATAACCTATATTCGGATGCAGACAAGCTCAGGGAGGGCGCTGACAAGCGCGGATACAAAAAGGATGTAAACATACCTGGCTATACATTCCGGGCCGAGGATGACCTTCCAGAGGGCGAGGATGCTTCAGGTGTCGATATTACATTTTTACTGAAAAGCTACAAAGTGACGTACCAATATAACGTAGAAAAAAAGACGTATCTGCGCTCGATCAACGGCAAACCCCATATCGACCTGAATACGGGAGAGCAGTTGTCCGCCACGAATGTCGTGGTATTAGGCGCCAACCATAAAACGTTGGACGATGTGGGGCGGCTGGCCGTGAATCTTACCTCCGGCGGGGACGCCATCCTGCTTCAGCGGGGAAAGGCCATCAAAGGAAAATGGGCTCGCGCCAAAAACGACGTCATCCGTTTCGTCAAAGACGGAAAGGAAATGCCTTTATATCCGGGTACCACATATTTCAACATCGTGCCGAATGCTCCGTCATTCGACAGCCACGTCAACCTTCTTCATCAGAAGGGCTAA
- a CDS encoding uracil-DNA glycosylase family protein: MDRTIVTSSTYPTYENREFLVERIDQDRSNLLPLHKIHPVHKNNSSLKIIFLCGTRETLQLGMMEAGIDIHSVYVTYLLIRRPIRAYNKPATRAACLHHLQLQLLQKQPSVLFGFGNVVSEALFPQKEDATVKALRGNWHEFERIPIRFTYHPLAVRRRSNLLRFFVEDLKALKEKWEGGATLEK, from the coding sequence ATGGATCGAACAATAGTAACCTCATCAACGTATCCTACGTATGAAAATCGAGAATTTCTAGTAGAACGTATTGATCAGGATCGATCGAACCTCTTGCCACTGCATAAAATTCACCCCGTTCATAAGAATAATTCATCTTTAAAAATTATATTTTTATGCGGTACCCGGGAGACCCTTCAGCTTGGCATGATGGAAGCGGGTATTGATATACACTCGGTTTACGTCACCTATTTGCTTATACGCCGCCCAATCCGTGCTTATAATAAGCCTGCAACCCGAGCGGCATGTCTTCACCATCTACAATTACAGCTTCTTCAGAAGCAGCCGTCGGTACTATTTGGTTTTGGGAATGTCGTCTCGGAAGCTTTGTTCCCCCAGAAGGAGGATGCCACTGTCAAGGCGTTGCGAGGAAACTGGCACGAGTTTGAGCGTATACCGATCAGATTCACCTATCATCCGCTTGCTGTAAGAAGGAGATCCAATTTACTAAGGTTCTTCGTCGAGGATTTGAAAGCTTTGAAGGAGAAGTGGGAGGGAGGAGCAACGCTGGAAAAGTAA
- a CDS encoding DODA-type extradiol aromatic ring-opening family dioxygenase, giving the protein MTLPSLFVAHGSPMLALEDNGYTRFLENLGQELPTPEAIAVFSAHWDTPDQSFSVDESHDTMHDFYGFPEEMYELRYPAPGSAKLSQRIGQLFEAGNLPNQPVRGRGLDHGAWVVLQKMYPDANIPVVELSVDSRRSPAEQYAIGAMLTELRRQDVLIVGSGGLVHNLRLIGQSGGEADPWAVEFDDWVTEQLESWKINELFEYAKKAPHARQAVPSYGSEHFIPLFYAMGAADDDRQAKRLFQDYQYGNLSLNCWMFGS; this is encoded by the coding sequence ATGACATTACCATCTCTATTTGTAGCGCACGGTTCACCTATGCTCGCTCTGGAAGATAACGGATACACTCGTTTTCTTGAGAATCTGGGGCAGGAACTTCCAACACCCGAGGCGATTGCGGTTTTCTCGGCACATTGGGATACTCCGGACCAGTCTTTCAGCGTGGATGAGTCACACGATACAATGCACGACTTTTACGGATTTCCCGAAGAAATGTACGAATTGCGCTATCCGGCTCCCGGCTCAGCCAAGCTTTCCCAGCGGATCGGGCAGCTTTTTGAGGCAGGCAATCTGCCGAATCAGCCGGTTCGCGGCCGTGGGCTTGATCATGGTGCTTGGGTTGTTTTGCAGAAAATGTACCCTGACGCCAACATTCCGGTTGTCGAGCTGTCGGTGGATTCCAGACGTTCACCGGCGGAACAATATGCCATTGGCGCCATGCTGACAGAGCTTCGCAGGCAAGATGTACTGATCGTCGGGAGCGGCGGGCTTGTGCATAATCTCCGCTTGATCGGCCAGTCTGGCGGCGAAGCCGATCCATGGGCCGTCGAGTTCGATGATTGGGTCACCGAGCAGCTGGAAAGCTGGAAGATAAACGAGTTGTTCGAATATGCCAAAAAAGCTCCCCATGCCCGTCAAGCGGTTCCATCTTACGGATCGGAGCACTTCATCCCTTTGTTTTATGCGATGGGAGCGGCCGATGACGACCGCCAGGCTAAACGGCTGTTTCAAGATTATCAATACGGCAATCTAAGCCTCAACTGCTGGATGTTCGGCTCCTGA
- a CDS encoding alpha/beta hydrolase, producing the protein MERAITIRHGQEELTASLHYPVQPEGENGRCGERAPLIVICHGFVGSRVGVDRLFVKTARELAGEGYMVLRFDYAGCGESSGTYGKEGLESMIAQTKAVLDYALECGNVDPSQVTLIGHSLGGAVAILTAVRDRRVKNLILWSAVGYPLNDILKITGREVYDHAVKTGSSDYLGFEFTPAFFDSLGTYQPFQEAVKFSGNVLVIHGTSDESIPVDYAFLYQKVFWMRSEGRCDKEIIFQANHTYSSGPHCGQLIHRTKEWLNEQKTLQQDWQHWMI; encoded by the coding sequence ATGGAAAGAGCTATAACGATTCGCCACGGTCAGGAGGAATTGACTGCGAGCTTGCATTATCCGGTGCAACCGGAAGGGGAAAACGGCCGCTGCGGGGAGCGGGCTCCGCTAATCGTGATTTGCCATGGTTTTGTCGGGAGCCGGGTCGGCGTAGACCGCCTGTTCGTGAAGACGGCCCGCGAGCTGGCAGGAGAAGGCTACATGGTGCTGCGTTTTGATTACGCCGGCTGCGGCGAAAGCAGCGGGACTTACGGGAAAGAGGGGCTGGAATCGATGATCGCCCAAACCAAGGCCGTGCTTGATTACGCACTGGAATGCGGCAATGTCGATCCTTCCCAAGTGACGCTGATCGGGCACAGCCTTGGCGGCGCGGTCGCCATTCTGACGGCGGTTCGCGACCGGAGAGTGAAAAACTTGATCTTGTGGTCGGCCGTGGGATATCCGCTGAACGATATTTTGAAAATCACGGGGCGCGAGGTTTATGATCATGCGGTCAAAACGGGTAGTTCCGATTACCTCGGTTTTGAATTTACGCCGGCATTTTTCGACTCGCTTGGCACATATCAGCCGTTTCAGGAGGCTGTGAAGTTTAGCGGCAATGTGCTGGTGATTCATGGGACGTCGGATGAGTCGATCCCGGTCGATTATGCGTTTTTGTATCAAAAAGTGTTCTGGATGCGTTCCGAGGGCCGCTGCGACAAGGAAATTATTTTTCAGGCAAATCATACCTATTCCTCGGGGCCGCATTGCGGGCAGCTTATCCACAGAACCAAAGAATGGCTAAACGAGCAAAAGACATTGCAGCAGGATTGGCAGCACTGGATGATTTAG
- a CDS encoding ATP-binding protein: MNGIPDFDFLRDFTIGTVEFVSPSTIRVKLDFNTPANTAINAGFPVSFPKINGFVLVPNEVGAVVGMISWIGVENSIYPKRTGLKDFDLIDLPFPQRKMQVNLLGTLKTKRDGTFEFERGVYQFPSVGDVVSIPTNEEMEAIVENRERNANVVIGTAPIAGNVPVKINPDTLFGRHVAVLGNTGSGKSCSVAGLVRWSIETAKNNNKKSGPLNARFIVFDPNGEYSETFDSLGEPRKFKVSIGENLLHESTQLQVPAWMWNSYEWSSISQASGKMQRPILRRALRELRNGGAISNDIFKARQELTSYHIALKNHVARGYDILSDKNERTAFGKRLLMFKNDFEHMITLYSHLSEVVAGLGKILWKIGEIINKCSNSFVKNGETIPYFESISRAEFDSLIANMQEVLDSWGGEVEYEGPNEDTPVEFDLNQLTTQIAQISKEQNAIQFVDYLIMRIQTMMSDIKMSSIINHKSEITLSEWLETYIGGDQGRDSEVMVIDLSLVPSEIIHLIVAVMSRIIFESLQRYRRKYGKPLPTVMVLEEAHHFISRYVQNTEELSPASMCTQTFERVAREGRKFGLGLIISSQRPSELSPTVLSQCNTFLLHRIVNDRDQELIKHLVPDNLGEMLNELPVLPTGKALLIGAASSIPILVEMTQLKEEERPHSSDPDFWDVWTGNVEREVDWKTIAREWQVE; the protein is encoded by the coding sequence ATGAATGGGATTCCTGATTTTGATTTTCTTCGTGATTTTACAATTGGTACAGTCGAATTTGTCAGTCCATCAACAATTAGAGTGAAATTAGATTTCAATACACCGGCAAACACTGCTATTAATGCTGGTTTTCCAGTATCTTTTCCTAAAATAAACGGATTTGTCCTTGTTCCTAATGAAGTCGGGGCAGTAGTCGGGATGATATCCTGGATTGGCGTTGAAAATTCAATTTATCCAAAAAGAACAGGATTAAAAGATTTTGATTTAATCGACTTACCATTTCCTCAAAGGAAAATGCAAGTTAATTTACTAGGGACTCTAAAAACAAAACGAGACGGAACGTTTGAATTCGAAAGAGGTGTTTATCAATTTCCTTCCGTGGGGGATGTCGTTTCTATTCCTACGAATGAGGAAATGGAGGCAATTGTTGAAAATAGAGAAAGGAACGCCAATGTTGTTATTGGCACAGCCCCAATAGCAGGTAATGTTCCCGTAAAGATAAACCCAGATACTCTTTTTGGTAGACATGTTGCTGTTTTAGGTAATACGGGGAGCGGAAAATCCTGTTCAGTGGCCGGATTGGTTCGTTGGTCAATTGAGACTGCCAAAAATAACAATAAAAAATCAGGGCCACTAAATGCTCGTTTCATTGTTTTTGACCCAAATGGAGAATACTCAGAAACTTTTGATTCTTTAGGGGAACCAAGGAAATTTAAGGTGAGTATAGGCGAGAATTTACTTCATGAAAGCACCCAACTTCAAGTACCAGCCTGGATGTGGAACAGTTATGAATGGAGTTCGATTTCACAAGCAAGTGGAAAAATGCAGCGGCCGATACTTAGGCGTGCTTTGAGAGAATTACGAAATGGCGGTGCGATCTCAAATGATATCTTTAAAGCGAGGCAAGAACTAACAAGCTATCATATAGCTCTTAAAAATCATGTTGCCAGAGGCTACGACATTCTGTCTGATAAGAATGAGCGTACAGCATTCGGGAAAAGGCTGCTTATGTTTAAAAATGATTTTGAGCATATGATAACTCTATATAGTCACCTTTCTGAAGTTGTTGCTGGATTAGGAAAGATCCTTTGGAAAATTGGGGAAATAATTAATAAGTGTTCCAACTCATTTGTTAAAAATGGAGAAACAATTCCATATTTTGAGAGTATCTCGAGGGCTGAATTTGACAGTCTAATTGCTAATATGCAGGAAGTACTAGATTCATGGGGAGGTGAAGTAGAATATGAAGGTCCCAACGAGGACACGCCTGTCGAGTTTGATCTTAATCAATTAACTACACAGATTGCACAAATATCTAAAGAACAAAATGCGATACAGTTTGTAGATTATTTGATTATGCGTATTCAAACGATGATGTCAGATATCAAAATGTCATCTATTATCAATCACAAGAGTGAAATAACTTTATCTGAATGGTTAGAAACATATATTGGCGGTGATCAAGGAAGGGATAGCGAGGTAATGGTCATTGACTTATCACTTGTTCCATCTGAAATTATACACCTGATCGTTGCTGTAATGTCTCGGATTATTTTTGAATCATTGCAACGATATCGAAGAAAATATGGGAAGCCATTGCCGACAGTCATGGTTCTAGAAGAAGCGCATCATTTTATCAGTCGGTATGTGCAAAATACGGAAGAGTTGTCGCCAGCGTCTATGTGTACACAAACTTTCGAGAGAGTTGCCCGCGAAGGAAGAAAGTTTGGTCTTGGACTGATTATTTCTTCTCAGAGACCATCTGAACTATCTCCAACGGTGCTTTCGCAATGTAATACATTCCTACTGCACCGAATTGTAAACGATCGTGACCAAGAATTAATCAAACATCTGGTACCCGATAATTTGGGAGAAATGCTAAATGAACTGCCCGTACTTCCAACAGGTAAGGCGTTATTGATTGGAGCGGCGTCTTCAATTCCGATTTTAGTCGAGATGACTCAATTAAAAGAGGAGGAACGTCCACATTCCTCAGATCCGGACTTTTGGGATGTGTGGACAGGGAATGTGGAACGAGAAGTCGACTGGAAAACCATAGCTAGAGAATGGCAGGTTGAATAA
- a CDS encoding DoxX family protein, producing MFNNWLRNNKTAMWLLTVVRIYLGYTWFTAGIGKLTGGFDAGGFLQGAIAKAGGDHPAVQGWWAAFLEHGAMPGVKLFNVLIPLGETLVGLGLILGCFTTFAALMGMVMNFAFLFSGTVSTNAQMLLLEIFVVVAAANAGRIGLDRWVMPYLRSLFHKKGHGNAPLPHGGLPKTKGAA from the coding sequence ATGTTCAACAATTGGCTGAGAAACAACAAAACGGCGATGTGGTTATTGACGGTGGTTCGGATCTACCTTGGATATACCTGGTTCACGGCTGGTATTGGAAAATTGACAGGCGGATTTGATGCGGGAGGCTTCCTGCAAGGAGCAATCGCGAAAGCCGGCGGCGATCACCCGGCCGTACAAGGCTGGTGGGCTGCATTCCTGGAGCATGGCGCAATGCCTGGCGTGAAACTGTTCAACGTACTGATCCCGCTCGGCGAGACGCTGGTTGGACTCGGACTCATCCTGGGCTGCTTCACAACCTTCGCGGCCTTGATGGGTATGGTGATGAACTTCGCCTTCCTCTTCTCGGGAACCGTAAGCACCAACGCGCAAATGCTGCTGCTTGAAATTTTCGTAGTCGTCGCTGCCGCTAATGCCGGTCGCATCGGGCTTGACCGTTGGGTAATGCCTTACCTCCGCAGCCTTTTCCATAAAAAAGGCCATGGCAATGCTCCACTTCCACATGGTGGATTGCCAAAAACCAAAGGCGCTGCGTAA
- a CDS encoding S-layer homology domain-containing protein, with product MKRLMAVLLSMMLILTAYSGIVQAKENDANTVSEQHYTRIGEDYDILNENMLLAKKDGTLWAWNFYDYPPNDSDSFYQAKLTKISGMQDVKQIEFEAKERNNRLITNYVALKKDGTVWYWDSKKGDYLRPADAPTPIKDLNNVTSFVADFFVSNNYKTLFVLKADGSVWSWGSKLKKSSSASKPTKLLDDVISLKSANGVAYAVKKDGSVWKWRTSWFLPQNRSKNKDPEQITGLANIVNIEPGDMINYAYKQDGTVWFWRTYDAESISVQLHKATGARGIVQLDSGVKDPNIDTTYALKTDDQLWSVGNEQVYSGLANIASVYHQGFNSRRNYVLKKDQTLWAWKDSSNLPKLVVFTKDTSVGIPGTKPTGNPSEITEESGNRSGTTDIPTSNSTGTTSKPAGNETTSKPAGNSSETNKPTGNSSESTNRAAGNPPEAKTNKTAGNPSEEKARPAIRTSPEINIFPFITMLQPGERQIIAASNVLPGTTITYTVDDPSIGTLSKVNGVPVVTANKSGQTIVRATATRAGAPDETAYFWLYVIDGSTLSNTYFTAVRAITDTDRQKPFIVEGLTQAGELVITAASIDKLTPVNGQFVITSDVVDRLAGNASKVKSTVKQTLSENKITLVRELIVNAEIVTEPNQNEYTFKLYKNGLVGRKDIDYITVYAGDAKLVLNVATTDRLFQSFPVIEIHLVKENNDGYRVQFFNEQGQELPNVPSNIGLILPTNQPDATNISVFYQNGSSTQPIGGKFNPSKNGMEAEISRSGTYFVSENSKSFPDVDGQDPELQQAVHFLGSKGIVTGKDKGGFEPDSLLTRAEFTAMLVRAFYALDETATESFSDVEPPQWHHPFIASSEKKHIVEGYPDGTFKPDRTISREEMTAIGARYLHEKKHYFYPSNPEDYLNQFVDKQTISNWAKPTMSLAVKQRLIDVPADKQIKAREAVTRGEAARMLYRLYLQL from the coding sequence ATGAAACGATTAATGGCAGTGCTGCTCAGTATGATGCTCATTCTCACCGCCTATTCAGGTATCGTGCAAGCCAAGGAGAATGATGCGAATACGGTTAGCGAACAGCATTATACACGCATCGGCGAAGATTACGACATTCTTAATGAGAATATGCTATTGGCAAAAAAAGATGGAACCCTATGGGCCTGGAACTTCTATGATTATCCACCTAATGATTCCGATTCATTCTATCAAGCCAAGCTGACGAAAATTTCGGGCATGCAGGACGTGAAACAGATCGAGTTCGAGGCGAAGGAACGGAACAATAGACTTATAACCAACTATGTTGCGCTAAAAAAAGACGGCACCGTATGGTATTGGGATTCCAAAAAAGGTGATTATCTTCGGCCTGCGGATGCTCCAACACCCATTAAAGATTTAAACAACGTAACTTCATTCGTCGCTGATTTTTTCGTCAGCAATAATTATAAAACCTTGTTTGTATTAAAAGCGGACGGTTCAGTTTGGAGTTGGGGAAGTAAACTGAAAAAATCCTCGTCGGCCTCAAAACCAACCAAGCTTCTTGATGATGTCATATCCTTAAAATCTGCAAACGGTGTTGCTTACGCAGTTAAAAAAGACGGTTCCGTTTGGAAATGGAGAACAAGTTGGTTTCTTCCGCAAAACCGTTCTAAAAACAAAGATCCAGAGCAGATCACAGGACTTGCAAATATCGTCAACATCGAGCCGGGCGATATGATCAACTATGCCTACAAACAAGATGGCACGGTCTGGTTTTGGCGAACATATGACGCTGAGAGTATTTCGGTTCAACTACATAAAGCAACGGGTGCGCGAGGTATCGTCCAGTTAGACTCCGGTGTGAAAGATCCGAATATCGATACCACTTATGCTTTAAAAACGGATGACCAGCTCTGGTCAGTGGGGAATGAGCAAGTGTATTCCGGGCTTGCAAATATCGCCTCCGTGTATCACCAGGGGTTTAATTCAAGAAGGAATTATGTATTGAAAAAGGATCAGACCTTGTGGGCCTGGAAGGATTCTTCCAACTTGCCGAAGCTTGTTGTCTTCACGAAAGACACGTCAGTTGGCATTCCCGGTACCAAACCAACCGGCAATCCTTCTGAAATAACGGAAGAATCCGGTAATCGTTCCGGAACAACAGACATACCAACAAGTAATTCTACAGGAACAACAAGTAAACCAGCGGGTAATGAAACAACAAGCAAGCCGGCGGGTAATTCTTCCGAGACAAACAAGCCGACAGGTAATTCTTCGGAGTCAACAAACAGAGCAGCAGGCAATCCTCCTGAGGCAAAAACAAACAAAACAGCAGGTAATCCCTCTGAGGAAAAAGCTCGACCAGCCATAAGAACATCGCCGGAAATAAATATTTTTCCGTTTATCACGATGCTGCAGCCTGGGGAACGACAGATCATTGCCGCAAGCAATGTGCTTCCCGGGACGACAATCACGTACACCGTTGATGATCCGAGCATTGGAACCTTATCGAAGGTGAATGGCGTACCGGTCGTAACAGCGAATAAATCCGGACAGACCATTGTGCGGGCAACTGCAACCAGAGCCGGTGCCCCAGACGAGACCGCCTACTTTTGGTTGTATGTCATTGATGGAAGCACGCTGTCCAATACGTATTTCACGGCCGTCCGGGCAATTACCGACACTGACAGACAAAAGCCCTTTATTGTGGAGGGGCTGACGCAAGCGGGAGAACTTGTGATCACAGCCGCAAGCATCGACAAACTGACTCCGGTTAACGGCCAGTTCGTTATAACGTCCGATGTGGTTGACCGCTTAGCTGGCAATGCGTCCAAGGTAAAGTCAACTGTAAAGCAGACATTATCGGAGAATAAAATCACACTTGTGCGAGAACTGATTGTGAATGCGGAAATCGTGACCGAGCCCAATCAAAATGAATATACATTCAAGCTTTATAAAAATGGCTTGGTCGGCCGGAAGGATATCGACTATATAACCGTTTATGCGGGGGATGCGAAGCTGGTGCTGAATGTTGCGACAACAGATCGCCTGTTTCAATCATTCCCCGTGATTGAGATTCATCTGGTGAAAGAAAATAATGACGGATATCGCGTACAATTTTTTAATGAGCAAGGTCAGGAGCTTCCAAACGTTCCAAGCAATATCGGGCTTATTCTGCCCACAAATCAGCCGGACGCCACAAATATCAGCGTGTTCTATCAAAATGGGAGCAGCACGCAGCCGATCGGCGGAAAGTTCAATCCATCCAAAAACGGCATGGAAGCGGAAATCAGCCGCAGCGGAACATATTTCGTGAGCGAAAATTCCAAATCATTCCCCGACGTTGACGGTCAAGATCCGGAGTTACAGCAAGCCGTACACTTCTTGGGCTCCAAAGGAATCGTTACCGGGAAAGACAAAGGCGGTTTCGAGCCCGATTCCCTGCTCACCCGCGCCGAGTTCACGGCTATGCTTGTAAGAGCCTTTTACGCTTTGGACGAAACAGCGACAGAGAGCTTTTCAGACGTGGAGCCGCCGCAGTGGCATCATCCATTTATCGCTTCGTCCGAAAAAAAACATATCGTCGAAGGTTATCCTGACGGCACATTCAAACCGGATCGTACGATTTCCCGGGAAGAAATGACCGCAATCGGGGCAAGATACCTGCACGAAAAGAAACACTATTTTTACCCTTCCAATCCGGAGGATTACCTGAATCAATTCGTAGACAAACAGACCATATCCAATTGGGCCAAACCAACCATGTCTTTGGCAGTAAAGCAGCGTCTGATCGATGTTCCTGCCGATAAACAGATTAAAGCCCGCGAGGCTGTCACGCGCGGGGAAGCTGCCCGGATGCTGTACCGGCTTTATTTGCAGCTTTGA
- a CDS encoding DUF1129 family protein yields MTTRQMIQENNRLREQMTPANRDFFEDIVVYVRDSRVDRHQGEERLLELAREVLEAQQKGTSASALFGGDAEAYARSVVESLPSIQPVEGARYYIMIAWAALTILFLVEAVIGLWAKFAGYDSSSLNQISLLAIILVAVGSIGLTELIMKPLAKLQDSDNKKPGINLKAIGIYLIVMVIVMVIGYSLRNMLPVFTVSPWISLILCAVGILGLRFIFLRRSRS; encoded by the coding sequence ATGACAACAAGACAAATGATACAAGAGAACAACCGGCTGCGGGAGCAGATGACTCCGGCGAACAGGGATTTTTTTGAGGATATCGTCGTTTATGTGCGCGACAGCCGGGTAGACCGCCATCAAGGCGAAGAGCGGCTGCTGGAGCTGGCGAGGGAGGTACTCGAAGCGCAGCAAAAAGGAACATCCGCATCGGCATTATTCGGCGGAGATGCCGAGGCTTATGCGCGGTCGGTCGTCGAATCGCTGCCTTCCATTCAACCTGTTGAAGGTGCCCGCTATTACATCATGATTGCCTGGGCCGCCTTGACCATTTTATTTCTGGTGGAAGCGGTCATCGGTTTGTGGGCGAAGTTTGCGGGTTACGACAGCAGTTCGCTCAACCAGATCAGCCTGCTGGCGATCATCCTGGTGGCTGTCGGCTCGATTGGATTGACAGAACTCATCATGAAGCCGCTCGCCAAACTGCAGGATTCGGACAACAAGAAGCCGGGAATTAACCTAAAGGCTATCGGTATCTACCTGATCGTCATGGTCATCGTCATGGTGATCGGCTATTCGCTGCGCAATATGCTGCCCGTTTTTACAGTATCGCCATGGATCAGCCTCATATTATGCGCTGTCGGCATTCTCGGGCTCCGGTTTATCTTTTTGCGCAGATCCAGATCATAA
- a CDS encoding SIR2 family protein, whose protein sequence is MENLKNTTNWDHEHILKVNRSISTYVAKEEIIEEKVRKRIEPWLSAIFQSEHLSVLLGAGLTTAVTSIASLPSQGMWRIDFEGVYKEHIKAYADKKAAKSDRGKANLEDDLRTAFELLAGLQIAGHEVDALQLKTSIESALSEFISAILKTEEQFKEALEANFKKFDIEMMFDDKYESRAEQEKLDYQKKAEEALSYLKSFLTSFASRTASRDRLNIFTTNYDRFIEYACDMAGILLLDRFMGKISPIMRSTKLELDYHYNPPGIRGEPRYVEGVARLTKMHGSIDWKFQGKKVVREPLQFGASGFMNESTEAVVIYPNSSKDIETDFFPYADMFRDFSAALCRPNSALVVYGYSFGDSHINRIIEDMLTLPSTHLVIIAYEDSAKRIKRFYEKHNPAQITLLIGSHFSDLKNLVDYYLPKAAIDKISVKAHELKERRGDKEPQNKSGEGGFDEWDS, encoded by the coding sequence ATGGAGAATTTGAAAAATACAACTAATTGGGATCACGAACACATATTGAAGGTGAATAGATCCATTTCTACATATGTTGCTAAGGAAGAGATAATAGAGGAGAAGGTAAGGAAACGAATAGAGCCATGGTTGTCAGCGATTTTTCAAAGCGAGCATCTATCTGTTTTGCTGGGCGCAGGGTTAACGACCGCAGTAACTTCTATTGCTTCTCTGCCCTCCCAAGGTATGTGGAGGATTGATTTTGAAGGAGTTTATAAAGAACATATTAAGGCTTACGCAGATAAAAAGGCTGCTAAAAGCGACAGAGGTAAAGCTAACTTGGAAGATGATTTAAGAACTGCTTTTGAATTATTAGCTGGTTTGCAAATCGCTGGGCATGAAGTGGATGCCCTTCAACTAAAGACAAGTATAGAGTCAGCATTATCTGAATTTATTTCAGCAATATTAAAAACTGAGGAACAATTTAAAGAAGCACTTGAAGCCAATTTTAAAAAATTTGATATAGAGATGATGTTTGATGATAAGTACGAGAGTAGAGCAGAACAAGAAAAACTAGATTATCAAAAGAAGGCGGAAGAAGCTTTAAGCTATCTAAAGTCATTCCTTACAAGTTTCGCAAGTCGAACTGCCAGTAGAGATCGCCTTAACATTTTCACTACGAATTATGATCGATTTATAGAGTATGCATGTGATATGGCGGGTATCTTACTGTTGGATCGCTTTATGGGGAAAATTTCTCCAATTATGCGTTCAACCAAACTTGAATTAGATTATCATTACAATCCGCCAGGTATTAGAGGAGAACCACGCTATGTTGAAGGTGTAGCACGGTTAACAAAAATGCATGGTTCAATTGACTGGAAGTTTCAGGGGAAGAAGGTTGTAAGAGAACCATTACAATTTGGGGCTTCAGGCTTTATGAATGAATCAACAGAAGCAGTAGTTATTTACCCTAACTCTTCCAAGGATATTGAAACTGATTTTTTTCCATACGCGGACATGTTTCGAGATTTTTCTGCTGCGCTTTGTCGTCCTAACTCTGCACTTGTTGTTTATGGCTACAGTTTTGGTGATTCCCATATAAATCGGATCATTGAAGACATGTTAACACTTCCTTCAACTCACTTAGTTATCATTGCATATGAAGATAGCGCGAAGCGGATAAAACGTTTCTATGAGAAGCATAACCCTGCGCAGATTACTTTATTAATTGGCAGTCATTTTAGTGACTTAAAGAACCTAGTTGATTACTATTTGCCAAAAGCTGCAATCGACAAGATTTCTGTTAAAGCGCATGAACTGAAGGAACGTCGTGGAGATAAAGAACCGCAAAACAAAAGTGGGGAAGGTGGATTTGATGAATGGGATTCCTGA